The Calidithermus timidus DSM 17022 genomic interval CGGCGCTCTTGGCAGGAATCACCAACTTGCGGGTGGACTCGGTACTCACGCTCAGGTCGTAGCGGGCCAGGCGATAGCCATCCGAGGCCACCGCCCGCAGGTTGCCGGGGGAGAGCTCGAGCTGCACCCCCCGAAAGATCGCGCGGTACTCCTCGGTACTCGCCGCGTAGCGCACCCGGGTCATGGCCTGAGCCAGCCGGGCGGCGGGGAGCTTCTCCCCGGCGGGCTGGCGGAAGGAGAGCTCCGGGTAGCCGTCGGGGTTGGTGGTTTGTAGCTGGGTACGGTAGCTGCCGCTGATGAGCTGCATCTGCTCAGCGATATGCAGCTCGACGAGCTCACCAGGCGTACTGCGCACGATCTGGAAGAAGGGTTGGGAGGGGACCAGGGTCTGTCCCTCGCCCTTGGTCTCGGCCGAGAGACGGACTTCTATGTCCACCTCCCCGTTGGTGCCCCGCAAAACCAAACTACCCTGTTCAAGGGCGACGGGCAGGTAGGTCAGGATGGGGTTAGAGCTGCGGCTGGGAATAATGCGCTCGAGGATCGAGAGGCCATCGGCCAGGGTCTTCTTGGGGATTCTCGCTTCCATAAGGTTCGGCCTTTTAAAGCTCTACTCCTTCTCTTTTAAAGACTTTAAAGAATTAGTAGTAATAGTAGTAGGGCCTGTGGATAGTGTGGAAAAGTGGCTTAAAGTGGCATCCCTATCGACAATTGCTTGTGGATAACTTCTGTGGATAACCCACCCCTCCCTGTGGATAACTTGTGGATAACTACCCCGGTTATCCACAGGCTCGAGGTCCGTTGAGTTATCCACAGCCATTTCCACAGACTTATCCACAGCTTATCCACAGACTTATCCACAGGTTCCACCCCCCGAGTCTACCCGAGCCGCTCCCGGATAGCCCGCAGGTTCTGCTGCAGGTTGGTATCGTTGTCCAGCGCCTCCTGCACCTTTTGAATGGCGTAGAGCACGGTGGTGTGGTCGCGCCCGTCGAAGAACTGCCCGATCTCCGGCAGCGAGGAGTGGGTCAGCTCCCGGATCAGGTACATCGCCACCTGGCGTGGCAGCACCACCTCCTTGCGGCGCCCCGCCCCTTTGAGTTCGTCTGTCCGCAAACCGTAGAACTCGGCCACCGCCCTGAGGATCTCCTCGGGGGCGTACTCGGCTTTGGCCATGAACACATCGGAGAGCGCCCTGGCCGCCACCTGCTTGCTGATCTCCACGCCGTTGAGCGAGGCGTAAGCCACCACCCGCATGAGCGAGCCCTCGAGCTCGCGGATGTTAGAGGTGACCACCTTGGCGATGTACTCGAGCACCTCGTCGGGGATGCGGATGCCCCGGTACTCGGCGTTCATCCTCAGGATGGCCACCCGCGTCTCGAGCTCGGGCGACTGGATGTCGGTGATGAGACCCCACTCGAAGCGGCTGCGCAGGCGGGCGGCGAGGGTGAGGATGTCCTTGGGGGGGCGGTCGGAGGAGAGGATGATCTGCTTGCCGGCCTCGTAGAGGGCGTTGAAGGTGTGGAAGAACTCCTCCTGGGTGCGCTCCTTGCCGGCGATGAACTGGATGTCGTCGACGAGCAGGAGGTCGACCGAGCGGTAGCGGTCGCGGAACTCGGTCATGCGGTCTTTCTGGATGGCCTCGATCAGCTCGTTGGTGAAGGTCTCGGTGGAGATGTACTCGATCTTGAGCTGGGGAAAGCGCGAGGCCACGGAGTGCCCCACGGCGTGCATGAGGTGGGTCTTGCCCAGGCCCACCCCCCCGTAGATGAACAGCGGGTTATAAGCCCTGCCCGGCGACTCCGCCACGGCCACCGCCGCCGCGTGGGCCATGGAGTTGTTGGGGCCGACGACGAAGTTTTCGAAGGTGTACTTGGAGTTGAGCCTCGAGCGCGGGTCGGGGGTCTTGCCGGGCTCGGGCGCCGCGGAGAAGATATCCTCCTGGACGGGGTTGCCCGGGGTGACCTTGAGTTCGAAGCGGGGGGTCTGGGCCCCCAGCTGCAGCAGAGCTTCTTGGATCGTTTCCGTATAATGCTTCTTGATCCACTCTCCGGCAAAGGACGTGGGGACGCCGAGCTCGAGCACCCCGTTGTACACACCGAGGGGGCGGATCTTCACGAACCAGGTGTTGTACTCGACATCGGTGATGCTCTGGCGAATGTAGTCCAGAACGTTTTGCCAGATGGTGTGCTGGGTCAAGGCCGCTCACTCCTTGCGAAGGCCGAGCGCGCACTGCGCTGGCTAGGGTCTGACTATTCTATTGCACATTGGCCGCGTCTGCTAAAGTGGTTGGGATGGCAGTCTACGACGTGATCGTGGTAGGGGGAGGGCACGCGGGAATCGAGGCCGCCTGGGCGGCGGCGCAGGCCGGGGCCAGGGTGGGCCT includes:
- the dnaN gene encoding DNA polymerase III subunit beta is translated as MEARIPKKTLADGLSILERIIPSRSSNPILTYLPVALEQGSLVLRGTNGEVDIEVRLSAETKGEGQTLVPSQPFFQIVRSTPGELVELHIAEQMQLISGSYRTQLQTTNPDGYPELSFRQPAGEKLPAARLAQAMTRVRYAASTEEYRAIFRGVQLELSPGNLRAVASDGYRLARYDLSVSTESTRKLVIPAKSADEIIRIFKDVQGELSVGVGEGTLTLVGDAVRMAVKLMEGEFPDYARVIPQSFVLEATLQAEALREGLKRVAVLSDRNNHRVDLIFSGNKLEINSEGDYGRGREEIAVEAKGEPQLVVAYNAQYLIDALGPIEGGVKLSFSGPTSPSLVQAVEDSGYLSVVVPLRV
- the dnaA gene encoding chromosomal replication initiator protein DnaA yields the protein MTQHTIWQNVLDYIRQSITDVEYNTWFVKIRPLGVYNGVLELGVPTSFAGEWIKKHYTETIQEALLQLGAQTPRFELKVTPGNPVQEDIFSAAPEPGKTPDPRSRLNSKYTFENFVVGPNNSMAHAAAVAVAESPGRAYNPLFIYGGVGLGKTHLMHAVGHSVASRFPQLKIEYISTETFTNELIEAIQKDRMTEFRDRYRSVDLLLVDDIQFIAGKERTQEEFFHTFNALYEAGKQIILSSDRPPKDILTLAARLRSRFEWGLITDIQSPELETRVAILRMNAEYRGIRIPDEVLEYIAKVVTSNIRELEGSLMRVVAYASLNGVEISKQVAARALSDVFMAKAEYAPEEILRAVAEFYGLRTDELKGAGRRKEVVLPRQVAMYLIRELTHSSLPEIGQFFDGRDHTTVLYAIQKVQEALDNDTNLQQNLRAIRERLG